TGAAAGAGCGCTTCAGGCTTCGCCGCCAAAGCGGCCCAGCCAGACACCCACAGCGAATACCACCGCGCCACCGACGATCACCTGCGCGATGGTGCGCGGCAGCGAGGAGCGCATGTATCGCCAGCGGATCAGCGCGATGGCCAGCAGTTCCACGATCACCACCGCGTACGCCACCGCGAGGGCGGTGGGGAGATCGGCGATCAGAAACGGAAAGGTGTGCAGCATGCCCCCCACAATGGTCGCGACCCCGGTGATGACGCCGCGCAGCAGCCCGCTGCCGCGCCCCGTCACCTTGCCGTCGTCGCTGAGCGCTTCGGCCAGACCCATGCTGATGCCCGCGCCGACGGAGGCGGCAAGTCCCACGTAAAAGGCGTCGATGGGCCGACCCGTCAGACCGGCCGCCGCAAAGATCGGCGCCAGGGTCGACACCGAGCCGTCCATCAAACCGAGCAGTGCGGGCTGAATGATCTGCAACACGAAACGCTGCTCGGACGAGTGACCGGTCATGCTTCAGCTTAACGGGAATCGTTCTCAATAAGAAAATGGGTGGTCTTGAGATTGATACGCCCAAGACAGCCTCGCAAGCGATCCCTGCTTCAGGGAAAACCCGGTTTGTGGGACAACCACCGGTTTCACCGAACCGTGAGGGGCAAGCTGCGAAGGCTGCCATGCACTCTCCTTCTGCTTCCGGTGTCTTTGGTCCCGGGCTGCGCCCGCTCACCTTTGGTCTGCTGCTGTGCGTGCTGCTGATCGCCTTCGAATCGCTGGCAGTAGCGACCATCCTGCCCACGCTGGCGCGGGAGCTGTCCGGGCTTGCGCTGTATGGCTGGTCGTTCAGCGCGTTCTTCATGGGGTACCTGCTCTCGACGGTGGTGCTGGGTGGCGTGGCCGACCGTGACGGCCCCTCGCGACCCTTTCTGCTGGCGCTCACCGTGTTCGGTGCGGGGTTGCTGCTCTCGGGCCTGGCGCCCAGCATGGAGATGTTCATCACGGGGCGCGCCTTGCAGGGCCTGGGGGGAGGCGGCCTGGTGGCCATCGCCTATCTGGTCATCAACCGCGCGTATCCGGACGCACTGCGCGCCCGCATGCT
The Deinococcus peraridilitoris DSM 19664 genome window above contains:
- a CDS encoding VIT family, producing MTGHSSEQRFVLQIIQPALLGLMDGSVSTLAPIFAAAGLTGRPIDAFYVGLAASVGAGISMGLAEALSDDGKVTGRGSGLLRGVITGVATIVGGMLHTFPFLIADLPTALAVAYAVVIVELLAIALIRWRYMRSSLPRTIAQVIVGGAVVFAVGVWLGRFGGEA